From Sphingobacteriales bacterium:
TGGTGTTTCAGAGCGGGGCGGACATCCGGTAACAAAAAAGCTAATGCAGCAATGGAATATCCGGATAGAGGCTTATGCCCAACGTTTGTTAGACGATTTAGAAGACCTCGACTGGCCTGTCTCCATGAAAACCATCCAACGCAACTGGATTGGCCGCTCAGAAGGGGCAAGTATTTGGTTTGAACTGGCCGAGCCATTACAGGGCGGTTTTGAAATTTTTACCACCCGCCCCGATACTATTTTTGGACTTAGTTTTATGGTTTTAGCGCCCGAACATCCGCTTGTAGCAACCATTACCACCCCCGAACAAACCAGCAAAATTAAAGCCTACCAAGCCTGGACGGATAACCGAAATGATATTGAACGCCAAAGCGAAAAGCAAGTGTCGGGGGTGTTTACGGGCGCGTATGCTTTGCACCCATTTACCGGACAAAAAATACCCATTTGGATTAGCGAATATGTGCTAATGGGTTACGGCACCGGCGCCATTATGGCAGTGCCAAGCGACGACGACCGGGACGAGGCTTTTGCCCTTCAATTTAATTTGCCCATTTTGCCAATTATCGACAAAACAGCCTACCCCTACGCAACAAAATCCGATAAAGTTGGCACACTTATCAACTCAGGTTTTATTACCGGATTAGAAGTTAAAGATGCAATTGAAGCTGTTATTCATCGTCTTGAAACACAAAAAATTGGCTCGCGAATGGTAAATTTTAAACTGCGCGACTGGGGATTTGGCCGCCAGCGTTACTGGGGCGAACCCATACCAATAGTTTACGACGAGGAAGGAAACCCACAACCACTACCCTATGAGGATTTGCCTTTGTTATTGCCAAATACTAACGATTTTGAGCCTTCGGGCACTGGCGAATCGCCATTGGCCAAGCTAACAAACTGGGTTAATACGCCACAAGGTCGCCGCGAAACCGATACCATGCCGGGCAGCGCAGGCTCGAGCTGGTACTTTTTGCGCTATATGGACGTGCACAACCAACATGCCTTAGCATCGCCCGAAGCTATAAACTATTGGCAAAATGTTGATTTTTATGTGGGTGGCGCCGAACATGGCACCGGCCATTTAATATATGCGCGTATGTGGCATAAATTTTTGTATGATTTGGGTATTGTGCCCACCATTGAACCCTTTCAGAAATTAGTGAACCAAGGTATGATACAAGGCGTTTCGGCATTAGTTTTCCGGATTAACAATACCAACCAGTACGTTTCTTCCGGATTAGCTTCGCAATACCAAACCACCGCGCTGCGCGTTCCGGTACAATTTGTAAACGACAATAACGAATTAAATATCGCACAACTACGCGCATGGCGCAGCGAATTTGCCGAGGCCGAATTTATACTTGAAAACAACGAATATATTTGCGGAACTGCCAACGAAAAAATGAGCAAACGCTACCATAATGTGGTAAACCCCGACGATATGGTGCGACTATACGGCGCCGATTGTTTTAGAATGTACGAAATGTTTTTAGGACCAATTGAAGACAGCAAACCATGGAACACCAAAAACATTGTTGGGGTATCGAGGTTTTTGCGCAAATTATGGAGTTTGTTTAATTGTGACGAAGCTGGAAATCCTCAGTTAAGCACCGCTCCGCCCAGTACCGAGTCGCTAAAGGCTATACATCGCTGCCTCGAAAGGGTGCACAATGATATAGAGCGGTTTAACTTAAATACCTGTGTAAGCCATTATATGATTTGTGTAAATAAATTAGCAGACGAAAAATGCAGCCATCCGGAAGTATTGCGTTTGCTTACTTTGTCAATAGCTCCGTTTGCCCCCCACCTTGCCGAAGAGCTTTGGTCGAAATTAGGCCATGAGCAAGCAGGCAACAGTGTGCATTTGCAAAACTTCCCCAATTTTGACCCCGCCTTCACCCGCGATGATACCAAGCAGTTTCCAATACAAATAAACGGCAAAATACGCGCTACCCTTGAGTTGCCACTTGGTTTAGACGAGGCTGCCATGAAAACCGCCGTAACCACCCACCCCGATTTACAAAGTTTACTAAGTAATGTTAGCATTAAAAAGTTCATATATGTTCCGGGGCGAATTGTAAATTTGTTGGTGGGGTAGTACTATTACAGCTTGTATTTAGAATTGGCTTGGAAGGAGTGAAGGAATGAATCCGTCTAACCAATGCAGAAGGGATTTTATGTTTGTAGAAAGCCCAATAAAAACCGTTTTCTCAACCTTTGAACCCTTTGGGTTCTTAAAGGTAAAATCCGGAATAAAGTATTAACTACAAACAATATCACAATGTGGTCTCCATTAACCTTTATCGAACCACGCCAATTTTATCACTAAAAGTACAAATTCCTTTTTTATACACTTTTAGCAGATACACGCCCGTCGGCAAATTGTTTTTAGGGATATTGGCATGTTTGTAAAACTGTTGCTTCCAAACAGCATCGCCGTTAATATTAAATAAAATACCTTCTAAAATACTTGGTTCGCGCTCGGTATTAATTACAATATTTTGAGGCAGGTTTTTGACACTAATAAACAACTGGGCAGCAGCAGTTGCGGTGCTGTTTATTTCGGCGTTTGGCAGCAGCCACTCTACGGCGCTGGCAACGTATTTAGCCCAAAATTGTTCGTTATGATTGCCTTCTGGGTCGGTGGTGTTTTGCAAATTGGCCTCGGCAACGCCCGCCTTTTTTAAGGTATCAATCATTTTGGTAACCGCTTTTACTACCGAGCCATTGTCTTCTTTACCACCTGCCAAAAAATAGGTTTTTTGTTGGCCGGTATTGCCTCCTTTTTCGGCTGCATAAGTATAAACTTTATTGCTAAACCACAACGATGGCGAGAACACACCGGCGCGCCCAAACACATCCGGATAGGTTAACGCGCCATACAAACTAATTAACCCTCCCATTGAACTGCCCATTATGGCCGTAAAATTAGCTTCGGTGCGTGTTCGGAATTGGGCGTCAACATGGGGTTTTAAGGTGTTTACAATAAAATTTATATACTCATCGCCCTCGCCACCACCATATTGCGTATTAATCCAAGGCGAATATTCGTCAATGCGTTTTGCCTCTCCATTGTCAATACCCACTACAATGCAACCATAATAGCCTTTGTTTTCGAGGTTGGTAAGTGTTTCATCCACTTTCCATTCTCCGGCATAACTATAAAATTTATCGAACAGGTTTTGGCCATCTTGCATATAAATAACCGGATAATATTTAGTGCTTGTAGCATAATCTTGCGGCAAGTACAGCCATATTCGCCTATACCTTTTAAGTTCGGGCATATAAAATAAACTGTCTAAAATTTGAACTTGGGCGTTTGCCGAATGTGAATTTTGGCTGCCCGCCAAATCAGTCCACGAGGCAATGGTGTTTGTAATTATTTGAGGCGAGCCATTGTACGAAAAACTGCGGTTAGGCAAAAACTCGCCTAATTCGTTGCCTTCTACTTTTTTCCAGTCGCCGCGTGTAAATTTATACTGGTAGTCGCCATTTTCGGGCAAATTTAGGGTGATGGTATAAGTTTTATCCGGATTTTGTGTTAATGGTGTGCTGGCAGGGTCCCAGCCATTAAAGCTGCCGGCAATATAAATTATATCGGTTGCAGGTGTGTTTGCGGGTATTTTATCGACAACTAAATTAACTTGCGCCTTAGCCGTAGCAAGCGAAAACAAAATGGAAGACAGGAAGAAAAAAGATAATTTACGCATATTTTATTTAATACAAATGTGGTCAATAAGTTCGCGGGCAATGATATTGTGCAATTTTAAATGGGCTGCATCGCCGGCTTTGCCATGAAAAAAAACGCCCAAACATATTGCCTCGTTGGGCAAATAGCCTTGCGCTAAAAACGAAGCAATCATACCGGTTAATACATCCCCGCTTCCGGCGGTTGCCATGTAGGGGTTTCCGGTACTGTTAAAAACAAGTTTTTCATCCGGAAAAGCGATGCAAGTATGCGCCCCCTTCAAGGCGATATATATTTTATGTTTCGAGGCGATTTTTTGTAGTTCAGCCAATCGGTCAAAGTCGTTGTCGGGGGTATGCGGCAGCAAGCGGTGAAACTCGCCCCAGTGAGGTGTAAGCAAACTGTTGGGCGGCACCAAATTAATAAGGTTATGTTTGGCTATTAGGTTAATGGCATCGGCATCAATTAACAGGGGTTTGTTATTTTCTGTAGCCCATTGCAGTAATTGTTGTAGTAAATTTGCCGTTTGTGGGTTTTGGCCTAATCCGGGACCTATGGCAATTACATTAAAATTTTGTAAAAATTCGGCATTGGGAAGATTGGCAAGGTGCGTATGGCAATCGTCGGTTTTTACCATACATTCAGGGATGGCTGTTTGTAAGGCCGTGTAGCCTATTGCCGGAATATAGGCTGTTACCAAACCTGCGCCTGTTTTTAAACAAGCTTTTGATGCCAATATTGCTGCTCCCATTAAACCGTTTGAGCCGGCAATAATTAGTACGCGCCCGTTATTGCCTTTGTGGGCAAATTTATTGCGAGGTTGCAGCGTTTTGGCGATATAATTTTGGGTAAGGTAGAAATAATTTGCAGTTACATTTTGTAAAAATAAGGGGTGCAAACCAATATCTACAACCTGCCATTGGCCAACAAACCTGTGGTTTTGAGGCAACAAAAAAGCTAATTTTACCGTTTGAAAACTGATGGTATAGGTGGCTTTTACTATAAAAGCGTTGTCGGGGGTGTGTTGATTGGCAAACAAGCCCGAAGGCAGGTCAATGGCTACGGTAATGGCATTGCTGTTATTGATATGCGTTATTAGATTGGCATAAAATCCGGATAAAATAGGGCGGTTTAAGCCCGTGCCAAATAAGGCATCAATAATAATTTCATCCGGATTAAATTCCGGAAAAGAGGCTGTTGCATCATTGGCATCTGAATTAAATTTTTCAAAAAAAATGGGATTGTGGTTGTCCGTATTTTGACTTGTAATTTTGTCGTAATAAAAGGAAAAATCGTTCGGGTGGCTGTTTGCCAAAAAAAATACTGACGCGGACTTTAAATCCGGTAAGTTTTAATAAATAGGCCACACACAAACCATCTCCTCCGTTATTTCCGGTAGTGGCTAATATATGAACAGGTTTGTCGTTGGTGTTATTGACGCATGGGAGTTGTAAGAATAGGTTAAAAAAAGCCGTTGCAGCCCTCTCCATCAACAAGTAACTTGCAATGGGTTCGTTGGCAATGGTATAGGCATCGGCCTGTTGTAGTTGGGTAGTTGTTAGTATTTTTTGCAACGAACAGAGTTTTTTTAAATTAGATGCACCTTATTTAGGCAGCAAATCATTAGTTAGGATTAATAATTTTTAGACTATCGGCTTTTATTTTTTTGTTTTTAAGCATTTCGAGTTGTTGCGCCTTACTATAAGGGTTGGCTTCGTGTCCATCATTATCATCTCCTTCATTTAGACTGTTATTGGTTTCAGCGTTTTTGGGCGGAAAACCAAAATTTATTGCCGAGCCACCGTATTTTGCCGGATCGCTGTATTTATTTTTTACTGCCTCGCTGACTTTTACTTTTGCGCAGTCCTCGCAATTGGGGTCAATTTGGGGTGCGGTAGTTGCCGTATTCGAGCCGTCTGGTTGAGGCGAGTTAATTTTTACGTTGGTATAGGCATCGCGAGTTTTCGAAAAAACGACTTTATTGGCATGTACCGCTACAATTTTATACCCCATACGTGTTAGGTCGTGAAAAATTTCGTCGTAATTAAGCATATTGGGCTCAGCTGTTACCCGAACAAGTTTGTCTAACACATCTATTTTACAGTCAAGAACTCCAACCAACGAGCGCAAATAGGCTTCAATTTTTGTAGCATCGGCGGCGGTAAACAGTTGCAAGCGAACATTATGTTCATATTTTCGAATTAAAAAACGGACATGTTCTTTTTCCTCTTCAGTAATAACTGCTTTTGAGGTTTCGTTGGCAGCGTTAGTTTGGGCATATAATATTGGAGTAGGTATGAATCCGAACAGGGCTAAAATAAAAAGATAGGTTTTCATAATTAATTTGGTGTGTTTATTGTTATTCGATGGGCTTTGCAAGTATGGTTAGCAATTCGGGCAGCACAATTGTTTTGATGCTGTCTAAAGGTATTGTCAGCCAAACGCCATCATTAGCCACCGACTGTCCTATGTCCACGGCTTCGTAATGAATGCGCAAAGATGACTGCGCAAGAGTAAAATTACTAAAATTATAGGAATTAGGGGTAGTACTTGCCGCTATTTTTCTTTCATTTATTTTTGTTTCGTCTAAGGCAGTATTTTCGGCAATTTGTTGTTGACAATAATAGCTTAATTTTTGCAAAGAAGAATCATTGACATATATCAAATCGCTTAGTGCTAATTTTTTTCCGGAGATCCAATCAAAAACGAATCCTTTTTGTTCCATCCGGACTTTGGGTAATGCTGGGTCTTCATATTCGGCAATTAACCGAAACCCAAAATATTTATCAGCTAAAACTTCAACATCGTAGCGAAGTGTAATTTTGCTAACTTTATTTTTATAAATATTTGGCGATACTTTAGCGGCTGTATTTACATCGTCAAAAAACTGATTTACAATACTATCGGCAATTTCTTGTATTGCAATATTGTATAAATTTGTATTTGTTGTTACGCGCAGACGCGGATATTCGGCTCGTGCTTCAATTTTTGGATCTGTATTTGAGCGGTTTATAATGGCGGTTTGTACTTCGGGCTTTTTAATAATGGTTTGTTGTACCGAAGCAGAACAAGCTGCAAAACGAAGCAAAAAGCCAACACTAACTATAACAAAACAAAGATTATTAAACATTTATTAGTGCTTTTAACTACTTTGGGGCAAAATTATGTATGCTTGTAATAAGGCACAAAAAGTTTGCCTATTTTGGCATTTTAGTACAATTTGAACCTAAATTATAAGTTGTCCACAAAAATAGTATTTTCGGCCATCATTTTCGCTATTTTGCCGTACTTAAATTGCCAACTGCCCTAATTGCCTGGGCGCGGTCGCTGGCGGGGCTTATACCAAAACTAATAATTGCCTCAACAATTTTCGCCTCGTTTATTTGTTTTATTTTTTCAACACTGTCTAATTTATCGGCGGCGGCAACTTTTTTTATGGCATCTATAAATATTTTTGCAGCCGAAACAATCCATCTGTTGACGGTAATATCACAAAGCACTGTTAAGCCCAACTCCGACCGTATAATTTGTGTAATGGGTACATTAGCAAAGCTAACTAAATACTCATGTATTCGTCCGGCGCTTAAAAGACTATTAAACTCGGAAGTATTTTTAAAAGAAAACGAGTTAGCACCAACATGTACTGCCGTTACCGTCTTTTTGTCGGCTGCCAAAGCTTTTACTACCGGAACATCAAATTTTAATTTTATGCTTAGTGCCGGTATTATATAATTATTTTTTGCAACTTTTAATTGGGTCAATTGCATTTTAGGGTCGTAGGCCGCTTTAATAAAAACGCCTGTTAATTGTTTATTATCGCGCAGTAAAACCTCCGATTCGGGGTCGCGCAGTAAGCGGTGGCTTTCGGCATCGTAAACGCAAATGCGCGATTCGTCAATACCGAATTCGTTTATATTGTATTCGCAATCTATACCATATTGTTGGAAGCACTGCTGAAAAGCATCCGGATAAAAATATTTAAACGCCGCCATTAAAAGGGGCAAGCCGCGCCCGCCTCCGGCAAATTGAATAAATCCGTACGAAAAAACTGCTTTATCATAAGAATTAATTGCATCAAAATTACCTTCGTTTGCCGAAATAGCTTTGAGCACTTTTATTTCAAAGGGAGTTATACCAAACTGAGCAGCCTCTGAAGACGCGCTCGACATGCTAACTGTTGCTTCGCCTTCATACGAAATTCCGGATAAATATTGAGTTGCCGAACTTCGAACATAGTTATTAAAGGCAATTTTTTTTGACGTGCCGTTAGGTGTTACAAAACTGAGTGCATACTTGGCAAAATCGCGCAATACCTGAAAACTTAGGTCGTTTGGCGCAATAATACCGTTACTATAAACATTATTTTTAACAATATTTGTAAATGCCAACCATTTTTTTACATATTTTGCCTGAAACTCGTTGATGGCATTAATAGTTTTAGGTAGCTGGGCAGCAGAAACTACAGTTTCTATGGGTGTTTCGCCATGCCATTCGCTTAAAAACTGCCAATGTACGAGGGCTTTTTGAATTTTAACCACATCGGCTGAACGGTTGCCAGTTGCCGAGTTGCCGACAGGGGCGGTAATTCCTGCCTCTAAAAATTGGGCAGCATTGGTTGTTGTAAGTCCTATGGTGTTGCGGGCTGTTAAAATGGCAGCCCTATCGTTGGCAGCCGGGAAGAGAATGGCCGTTTGCAAAAGCATTAATAATTGACTTTGGGGCTCAACAAGGGGGTCGGGCAGGTGTTCGCTGAGTTTGCAAAATTGTTTTATGGCGGCAATAGTGTGCTGTAATCGCTGCGCTGAGATTATGGCTTGCCCTGTTTCGGTGGGGGTTTCAAGGTCAAGATGGGCAGTGCTTAAAAAGGCGGCGGCGTTTAAACTTTGTTGTACGCGGCGCACGTCATCGGCATAGTTATCGCCATCTAAGCCCACCGAGCCTTTAAGCTGGTAGGCAAATTTGAAGGAAAAATTGCCTATTGGAGTGGTTGTGGTATCGGGGGGTGAGTTTGTATTATTGCCAGTATTGTTAGAATTTGAATTGCCGCCACTGTTGTTGTTTGTATTATTTCCGGAGGTTCCGGAAGATGACGAACCACTGCTGCTGCCGGTTCCGGATATTGGCACCTTAAGTTGTTGGCCAATTGTCAAGGCATTACTTGTTAAATTATTTAAACTCCGCAAAACATCGACAGTAATATTAAAAAGTTGGGCAATTTTGAATAGGGTGTCGCCTTGTTTTACCGTATAAATAGTAGTTTTGGGTGCATCGGCACCGCCGCCAGTGTTGTTGTTGCCGCCTTGGTTTCCTGAGGAATTGTTCCCACCTCCGGGCAGTTTTAATTGCTGGCCAACCGAAAGGGTGTTGGTTAATAAATTATTTAACGATTTTATAGTTTCTACACTAGTTTTATGTTCGGTGGCGATTTTATACAAGGTGTCGCCAGGTTTTACAATATAAATGGTGTAGTTAGACGGGTTTCCGCCGTTAGAGTTGCTTCCGGGTATTTTAAGTATTTGCCCCAACGCAAGGGCATCGGTTAGTAAATTATTAGCTTTTTTAAGTGCGTCAATGGTGCAGCTAAATTTTATGGCAATTTTATACAAGGTATCGCCTGCCTGAACGGTATAAGTCATATTTATTAACTATTTTAAACGAACTTAAGGGCAAATATAAGGCTTTCCTTGTTATATCAATGTTTAATTTTTAAATTTGATTTTAGATTAAAAACCGAATAATTTCCGGAAAAAATCCGGAAACACAGCTTCAGTATCCAATTAATTATTTAGTCAGTTTTAAATTTGTAACCAATGCCATATACTGTTTTAATATAATCGGCAGAACCCTTTTGAATTAATTTTCGGCGCAAATTTTTAATATGCGTGTATAACGAGTCAAAAAGTTCATCGTTTAAAATTCCGTCCCAAACATGTTCGGCCAAAGCGTTTTTGCTAATAACCCGGTTTTTATTGGCAATTAGGTACAACAATAGTTTGTATTCGGTAGGAGTTAAAGTTAGTATTTCGTTAAAAACCGTAACTTCGTGTCTATCTGTGTTTATGCTTATTTCACCCTCAACCACATTTTTTTGTCCTTCAAATTGTTTTCGGCGCAAAACGGCTTTAATGCGGGCATTCAACTCAGACAGGCTAAAAGGTTTCACCAAATAATCGTCTGCACCGTAATTTAGGCCGGCAACCTTATCGTCCACCGAGTCTTTTGCCGATATAATTATTACACCCGAGCGGAGTTGCATTTTTTGGGCTTCTTGCACCAAACTCATGCCGCTGCCAAAGGGCAAACCTATGTCCACTAAAATGCACTCATAGTTATTGGCAGTAATTTTTTCGAGACCTCCGGTAAAGTCAAAAGCCGAATCACAAACAAACGACTCGCGCGACAGATATGTTACCATGGCATTTTGCAGCGCGGTGTCGTCTTCTACAATTAAAATTTTCATAAACTTGTATAACAGTTATCGGTTAAGTTAAGGGTAAAAAAGTAAATTTTAATTACCTTCTCTTATCGAGTGTGTTGGTGCCAAAAAGCACATCCCAAAACGGCGAGCTAACGCCATAACCGCGGTCGGGGTCGTGAAAATGATGTACCAGATGGTGTTTGCGCAAAGCTTTAAACCAGGCATACGGTAAATTTAAATGGTGCATGGCATAATGCCCCATATCGTAGGCCAAATAACCCAATAAAAAACCAGCCATAAAAGGGTGATAATAGGTTGCATCGGGATAAATTGCAGTAAATAAATACCTGAATAAAAGATAAAAAAAACTTGCCAGCGGAATGCTTAATACGGGCGGCATTACTAACCGCCACGAGTCGTTTGGATAGTCGTGGTGAACACCATGGCAAATAAAATGCAAGCGTTTTCCCCAATTACTGGTAGGATGGTAATGAAACACAAACCTATGGATAGTATATTCAACAAACGACCAAACGAAAATACCGGCTGGAAAAAGCAATAGTATTTGTGTTAAACTGTGCTGCGCAACGATTACAGATTGATAAAGCAGCCAACCAATTACAGGCAAAAACAAAATAAGTGGCACGGTAAAATGCACCCTCGACAGCTTGTTTAACAAAGGATTGGCAAACATCGTTACACTTTCATCTTTATTAGATATATATTGTTTGTTAGACATAAAGGAATTAAATATAAAAATGCAAGTACAAAATTACAACAAATTACTTTGTTTGCCAAATTTAGGTTCAACTTCGCCACCTAAGTACAATAACGTGCTGTGTAGATGGGACTGCGCAGGTGGGGCTTGGTTAGTCTATTACAAAATTGTACCTTTGTGGCAGCAAACATGCAAACATCAACATTAACTTTTCTAAAAAGCAAGATTACACTTGTTGATAGAGGGAAAATTATTTTTATTTTTATCGAAGTATGAAACGCTATTTTAGCATATTAGCTGTAAGTTTTACTATATTGACACTTATTTTGTTATTTTCTTTATCCGGATGCCAAAATACAAGCGACAAAGAAGGTAAAATCAAGAAACCTTTTTTAAAAGAAATGGTTAAAGCCAGCAGCCTCGGCGTATCGTACAAAATACATACCCAAAAAGGTGGCCGTAAAGCCGTTTATGGCGACTATATTGTATTACACATGCAAGGCGTAAATGCTCGAGACTCAATTATCAGCAACTCGTACACGGACAGCCCGATGCGCTTTAATTTTAACCACAATTTGTTTCAAGGAACACTCAACGAGGGGTTAAGCCAAATGAGTATTGGCGATAGTGCCAGCTTCACTATTCCCGTTGATACCCTTTTTGGCGAAAAATTGCCCGCCTATGTTCAAAAAGGCGAAAAATTTACCTACCATATTACTTTGATTGATGCCTTTTCGAAGGCCGATTTGAACGAACAAAAAAACAAACTTGTAAGTGAACAACGGATAAAGGATGAAGAACGAATTACAAAATTTTTAAAAGACAACAAAAGTGAAATGAAACAAACCAGTTCGGGTTTGTTTTACAAAATATACCAAGACGGCAAAGGTGAACGCATAAAGTTAGCCGACAAAGTTAGCATGACCTATAATATAACCCTGTTAACTGGCAAAAAAGTTAGCTCGCTTTTAGCTCCGGAAGATTATGTAGTGATAAAACAAATTAAAGGGCTACAAGAAGGGTTACAACTATTAAATAAAGGTGCTAAAGCCCGGCTAATTGTACCCTCGCATTTGGCTTATGGCAATACACCCAAAGGTGCAATTCCGGCCAATTCTATATTAATATACGACCTCATTATTGCCGATGTAAAGCCCACCGATTTGCAGCAAGAGACGACCAAAACGCCGAAAGGTCAAAAGAAAAACATGAACTCCATAAAAATTAGCCCTAAAAAGCCTGTCGCAACTCCGCAGCCCGCTACCCCACGCCGCAAATTAGAAGTAGGCCAAGACGCACCCCCCACCACCATCGAAGTTAAATAGCGGTAGCAACAGCTACGTTAAACAATTGCCTGTTGTAATATTTGCAAACTATGCCTACCCTCGGCAAACAACAAATCTAGAATACTTACATTGGGTAAAAAGCCAGTTTGAGGCTCAAACACCTGCGAATAAACAGGTGGCGTATAATTTGCATCGGGATGGCTTTTGCTTTCAGAGGGGTGGTAAACTGCCCTAAAATCGGCCATAAGGTGGGCGGGGTAATTTTTTTGGTAACTATCGGTAACTTGTAAAATTTTATCAACCTTTAATAATTGAACGATTTGCCGTGTTAAAGCCAAATTAAAATCAAATAAATATTGATAAGGTTTATGATAAAACGGATAGAGTGCATCTTCGTAATACTCAAAAAAAGGAGAAGAACGATAAGCAGCAATTAAACTTTGCCAATGCAATCGCTGCCAGTTGTACGCATTTGATATTTTTACTTCGTGCATAGCCATCCGGATATTTTTGCCTCCTTCAATCGGAATGCTTAAAGTTAAAACTCCGTTAGGTGTGGCAATGTAGGCCCGGTTTCGGAAAGACGATTTTACAAAATGCTCGTACTTTTCAATAAAAATGCTTGGGTGTGTTATTAAACGTGCATAATAACCAATACTACCCATATACTGTGCGTCTAACAAAATTGGCAAATTATTCATAACGCTGGCAAAAGTACTACATACACCCTAAATTTGGCGTGTTTACCAGCAAATAAGTTATATATTTGCCCCTGTATGATAGGTTTTATAACGGCAATTTTAATTAAACTTACCTGCCCTTTAACTAAAAAACGTTACTTTAAGAGGCTTATTTTGCCCTTTAATATTTCCGGAAAAAATTGGAAGTACATCTTTTGTATTAGCCTCTTGTGCTTACTATTTAATATTGGCAAGGCACAACAGTCATCATGGGCAATGCCGGATTTCAATAACAGTATTGAACCTAATTTACATATAGGCCGCATTATAAAACATACTTGGAAATTTAAGCCTAATATTACCGAAAATTCGACCGTTTACGCGCTAAGTTTTGCCCATCGCACATCGCCGGCAAAAGGCCGCCTTTGGCATGCCCTTTGGGGGTATCCGGAGTGGAGCGTTACGGCAGCATATACAAAGTACGGCAATGGCAATATATTTGGGACTGCGGTAGGTTTGCTTCCTGCCTTACATTTTTCAATTATAAAAAATAAACATTTGAATTGGCAATTCAGGTTTGGGGCAGGTCTTAACTATATAACTAAAAAAT
This genomic window contains:
- a CDS encoding leucine--tRNA ligase; translated protein: MKDYNPQTIEVHWRQYWEKNDIYQTKNESNKPKYYILDMFPYPSGAGLHVGHPLGYIASDIVARFKRMKGFNVLHPMGFDAFGLPAEQYALESGQHPQITQQKSIAIFKSQLQNLGLSYDWDRKLSTCDSNFYKWTQWIFIQLFNSWYNSSTNKAESIDNLIEIFNTTGSTAVQALHDKHEAFTASDWQNYNKTQQQNILMQYRLAYRSFTTVNWCEALGCVLANDEVINGVSERGGHPVTKKLMQQWNIRIEAYAQRLLDDLEDLDWPVSMKTIQRNWIGRSEGASIWFELAEPLQGGFEIFTTRPDTIFGLSFMVLAPEHPLVATITTPEQTSKIKAYQAWTDNRNDIERQSEKQVSGVFTGAYALHPFTGQKIPIWISEYVLMGYGTGAIMAVPSDDDRDEAFALQFNLPILPIIDKTAYPYATKSDKVGTLINSGFITGLEVKDAIEAVIHRLETQKIGSRMVNFKLRDWGFGRQRYWGEPIPIVYDEEGNPQPLPYEDLPLLLPNTNDFEPSGTGESPLAKLTNWVNTPQGRRETDTMPGSAGSSWYFLRYMDVHNQHALASPEAINYWQNVDFYVGGAEHGTGHLIYARMWHKFLYDLGIVPTIEPFQKLVNQGMIQGVSALVFRINNTNQYVSSGLASQYQTTALRVPVQFVNDNNELNIAQLRAWRSEFAEAEFILENNEYICGTANEKMSKRYHNVVNPDDMVRLYGADCFRMYEMFLGPIEDSKPWNTKNIVGVSRFLRKLWSLFNCDEAGNPQLSTAPPSTESLKAIHRCLERVHNDIERFNLNTCVSHYMICVNKLADEKCSHPEVLRLLTLSIAPFAPHLAEELWSKLGHEQAGNSVHLQNFPNFDPAFTRDDTKQFPIQINGKIRATLELPLGLDEAAMKTAVTTHPDLQSLLSNVSIKKFIYVPGRIVNLLVG
- a CDS encoding alpha/beta hydrolase, which translates into the protein MRKLSFFFLSSILFSLATAKAQVNLVVDKIPANTPATDIIYIAGSFNGWDPASTPLTQNPDKTYTITLNLPENGDYQYKFTRGDWKKVEGNELGEFLPNRSFSYNGSPQIITNTIASWTDLAGSQNSHSANAQVQILDSLFYMPELKRYRRIWLYLPQDYATSTKYYPVIYMQDGQNLFDKFYSYAGEWKVDETLTNLENKGYYGCIVVGIDNGEAKRIDEYSPWINTQYGGGEGDEYINFIVNTLKPHVDAQFRTRTEANFTAIMGSSMGGLISLYGALTYPDVFGRAGVFSPSLWFSNKVYTYAAEKGGNTGQQKTYFLAGGKEDNGSVVKAVTKMIDTLKKAGVAEANLQNTTDPEGNHNEQFWAKYVASAVEWLLPNAEINSTATAAAQLFISVKNLPQNIVINTEREPSILEGILFNINGDAVWKQQFYKHANIPKNNLPTGVYLLKVYKKGICTFSDKIGVVR
- a CDS encoding NAD(P)H-hydrate dehydratase, with protein sequence MANSHPNDFSFYYDKITSQNTDNHNPIFFEKFNSDANDATASFPEFNPDEIIIDALFGTGLNRPILSGFYANLITHINNSNAITVAIDLPSGLFANQHTPDNAFIVKATYTISFQTVKLAFLLPQNHRFVGQWQVVDIGLHPLFLQNVTANYFYLTQNYIAKTLQPRNKFAHKGNNGRVLIIAGSNGLMGAAILASKACLKTGAGLVTAYIPAIGYTALQTAIPECMVKTDDCHTHLANLPNAEFLQNFNVIAIGPGLGQNPQTANLLQQLLQWATENNKPLLIDADAINLIAKHNLINLVPPNSLLTPHWGEFHRLLPHTPDNDFDRLAELQKIASKHKIYIALKGAHTCIAFPDEKLVFNSTGNPYMATAGSGDVLTGMIASFLAQGYLPNEAICLGVFFHGKAGDAAHLKLHNIIARELIDHICIK
- a CDS encoding heavy-metal-associated domain-containing protein, whose translation is MKTYLFILALFGFIPTPILYAQTNAANETSKAVITEEEKEHVRFLIRKYEHNVRLQLFTAADATKIEAYLRSLVGVLDCKIDVLDKLVRVTAEPNMLNYDEIFHDLTRMGYKIVAVHANKVVFSKTRDAYTNVKINSPQPDGSNTATTAPQIDPNCEDCAKVKVSEAVKNKYSDPAKYGGSAINFGFPPKNAETNNSLNEGDDNDGHEANPYSKAQQLEMLKNKKIKADSLKIINPN